A region from the Vicia villosa cultivar HV-30 ecotype Madison, WI linkage group LG3, Vvil1.0, whole genome shotgun sequence genome encodes:
- the LOC131662638 gene encoding flavonoid 3'-monooxygenase-like isoform X1, with protein MSLWLIALSTFILSILIYRFLKSTTKSSSSLPLPPGPKPWPIIGNMPHLGAAPHQSIAALAQIHGPLMHLKLGFVDVIVAASASVAEQFLKVHDANFSSRPPNAAAKNMVYNYQDLVFAPYGPRWRLLRKISSVHLFSNKVMAEFQHLREEETARLTSKLASSYSDAKAVKLGQLLSVCTTNALARAMLGRRVFNDENSGNDSKANDFKDMILETMVLAGVFNISDFIPSLEWLDLQGVQAKMKILHKKFDAFLTNIIEEHETSNSKSEKHKDLLTTLLALRDEGDDEGNKLTNTEIKALLLNMFVAGTDTSSSTTEWAIAELIKNPKILAQVQQELDSVVGRDRNVKEEDIPNLPYLHAVIKETFRLHPSTPLSLPRIASENCEIFGYHIPKGATVLINVWAIARDPKQWADPLVFKPERFLPGGDKCDVDIKGNDFEVIPFGAGRRICVGMSLGLRMVQLLTATLAHSFNWELENGLKPEKMNMDEGFGLTLQRAEPLSVHPKPRLSPHVYSSGF; from the exons ATGTCTCTCTGGCTCATAGCACTCTCCACTTTCATATTATCTATCTTGATATACCGTTTTCTCAAATCCACGACAAAGTCTTCTTCTTCACTGCCACTTCCACCTGGACCAAAACCATGGCCTATAATAGGTAACATGCCTCACCTAGGTGCTGCCCCACACCAATCTATTGCTGCCTTGGCTCAAATTCATGGCCCTTTGATGCAcctcaaattagggtttgtcGATGTTATCGTGGCCGCTTCCGCCTCCGTGGCTGAACAATTCTTAAAGGTTCATGATGCTAACTTTAGTAGCCGGCCACCTAATGCCGCAGCTAAAAATATGGTTTATAATTATCAAGATCTTGTGTTTGCTCCTTATGGCCCAAGGTGGAGATTGCTCCGAAAGATCTCTTCTGTTCATCTCTTTTCGAATAAAGTTATGGCCGAATTTCAACATTTACGTGAG GAAGAGACAGCAAGATTGACAAGCAAATTGGCAAGTAGTTATTCCGACGCAAAAGCGGTGAAATTGGGACAATTATTGAGTGTATGTACAACCAATGCACTTGCTAGGGCTATGTTAGGAAGAAGAGTGTTCAATGATGAAAATAGTGGAAATGACTCAAAAGCTAATGACTTCAAGGATATGATTCTTGAAACAATGGTGTTAGCTGGAGTTTTCAACATTAGTGATTTCATTCCTTCATTGGAATGGTTAGATCTTCAAGGAGTTCAagcaaaaatgaaaatattacaCAAAAAATTTGATGCATTTTTAACAAACATTATTGAAGAACATGAGACTTCTAATTCTAAAAGTGAGAAACATAAGGATTTGTTGACTACTTTGTTGGCACTTAGAGATGAAGGAGATGATGAAGGAAATAAGCTCACTAATACTGAGATCAAAGCTTTACTCTTG AACATGTTTGTAGCTGGAACAGACACATCATCAAGTACTACAGAATGGGCCATTGCAGAATTGatcaaaaacccaaaaatcttagCCCAAGTCCAACAAGAATTAGACAGTGTTGTGGGTCGAGACAGGAACGTGAAAGAAGAGGACATACCAAACCTACCTTACCTACATGCAGTTATAAAAGAAACATTTCGTTTGCATCCATCAACACCTCTTTCCCTTCCAAGAATAGCTTCAGAAAATTGTGAGATTTTTGGATACCACATTCCAAAAGGTGCAACTGTTTTGATTAATGTATGGGCCATAGCCCGTGACCCAAAGCAATGGGCTGACCCTTTAGTATTCAAACCCGAAAGATTCTTACCAGGTGGTGACAAGTGTGATGTTGATATTAAGGGAAATGATTTTGAAGTTATACCTTTTGGTGCTGGACGTAGAATTTGTGTTGGGATGAGTCTTGGGCTTCGTATGGTTCAGCTTTTAACTGCTACGTTGGCCCATTCGTTTAATTGGGAACTTGAAAATGGGCTCAAACCTGAAAAAATGAACATGGATGAGGGTTTCGGACTTACTCTTCAACGAGCTGAGCCATTATCAGTTCACCCTAAACCCAGGCTCTCGCCACACGTGTACTCGTCAGGTTTCTGA
- the LOC131662638 gene encoding flavonoid 3'-monooxygenase-like isoform X2, translated as MSLWLIALSTFILSILIYRFLKSTTKSSSSLPLPPGPKPWPIIGNMPHLGAAPHQSIAALAQIHGPLMHLKLGFVDVIVAASASVAEQFLKVHDANFSSRPPNAAAKNMVYNYQDLVFAPYGPRWRLLRKISSVHLFSNKVMAEFQHLREEETARLTSKLASSYSDAKAVKLGQLLSVCTTNALARAMLGRRVFNDENSGNDSKANDFKDMILETMVLAGVFNISDFIPSLEWLDLQGVQAKMKILHKKFDAFLTNIIEEHETSNSKSEKHKDLLTTLLALRDEGDDEGNKLTNTEIKALLLNMFVAGTDTSSSTTEWAIAELIKNPKILAQVQQELDSVVGRDRNVKEEDIPNLPYLHAVIKETFRLHPSTPLSLPRIASESCEIFGYHIPKGATVLINVWAIARDPKQWADPLVFKPERFLPGGDKCDVDIKGNDFEVIPFGAGRRICVGMSLGLRMVQLLTATLAHSFNWELENGLKPEKMNMDEGFGLTLQRAEPLSVHPKPRLSPHVYSSGF; from the exons ATGTCTCTCTGGCTCATAGCACTCTCCACTTTCATATTATCTATCTTGATATACCGTTTTCTCAAATCCACGACAAAGTCTTCTTCTTCACTGCCACTTCCACCTGGACCAAAACCATGGCCTATAATAGGTAACATGCCTCACCTAGGTGCTGCCCCACACCAATCTATTGCTGCCTTGGCTCAAATTCATGGCCCTTTGATGCAcctcaaattagggtttgtcGATGTTATCGTGGCCGCTTCCGCCTCCGTGGCTGAACAATTCTTAAAGGTTCATGATGCTAACTTTAGTAGCCGGCCACCTAATGCCGCAGCTAAAAATATGGTTTATAATTATCAAGATCTTGTGTTTGCTCCTTATGGCCCAAGGTGGAGATTGCTCCGAAAGATCTCTTCTGTTCATCTCTTTTCGAATAAAGTTATGGCCGAATTTCAACATTTACGTGAG GAAGAGACAGCAAGATTGACAAGCAAATTGGCAAGTAGTTATTCCGACGCAAAAGCGGTGAAATTGGGACAATTATTGAGTGTATGTACAACCAATGCACTTGCTAGGGCTATGTTAGGAAGAAGAGTGTTCAATGATGAAAATAGTGGAAATGACTCAAAAGCTAATGACTTCAAGGATATGATTCTTGAAACAATGGTGTTAGCTGGAGTTTTCAACATTAGTGATTTCATTCCTTCATTGGAATGGTTAGATCTTCAAGGAGTTCAagcaaaaatgaaaatattacaCAAAAAATTTGATGCATTTTTAACAAACATTATTGAAGAACATGAGACTTCTAATTCTAAAAGTGAGAAACATAAGGATTTGTTGACTACTTTGTTGGCACTTAGAGATGAAGGAGATGATGAAGGAAATAAGCTCACTAATACTGAGATCAAAGCTTTACTCTTG aaCATGTTTGTAGCTGGAACAGACACATCATCAAGTACTACAGAATGGGCCATTGCAGAACTGatcaaaaacccaaaaatcttagCCCAAGTCCAACAAGAATTAGACAGTGTTGTGGGTCGAGACAGGAACGTGAAAGAAGAGGACATACCAAACCTACCTTACCTACATGCAGTTATAAAAGAAACATTTCGTTTGCATCCATCAACACCTCTTTCCCTTCCAAGAATAGCTTCGGAAAGTTGTGAGATTTTTGGATACCACATTCCAAAAGGTGCAACTGTTTTGATTAATGTATGGGCCATAGCCCGTGACCCAAAGCAATGGGCTGATCCTTTAGTATTCAAACCCGAAAGATTCTTACCAGGTGGTGACAAGTGTGATGTTGATATTAAGGGAAATGATTTTGAAGTTATACCTTTTGGTGCTGGACGTAGAATTTGTGTTGGGATGAGTCTTGGGCTTCGTATGGTTCAGCTTTTAACTGCTACGTTGGCCCATTCGTTTAATTGGGAACTTGAAAATGGGCTCAAACCTGAAAAAATGAACATGGATGAGGGTTTTGGACTTACTCTTCAACGAGCTGAGCCATTATCAGTTCACCCTAAACCTAGGCTCTCGCCACACGTGTACTCGTCAGGTTTCTGA